Proteins encoded within one genomic window of Methanothrix harundinacea 6Ac:
- a CDS encoding deoxyribonuclease IV, translating to MVKVGVHVSIAGSIDLAVDRAEKAGCDTFQIFSRNPRGWRFKEIPEEVAMEFRRKLALTGISPVVDHMPYLPNLATPKEDVYARSVEALAEELERCAILGIPYLVTHLGSHLDSGKEGGFERTAEGISRALSSVENEVILLLETTSDSKNSVGGSFEDLAEIMRRVGREDRVGACFDTCHAFVAGYELRTAEGAAETMESFDEAVGISRLKVVHLNDSKGPLGSKLDRHEHIGLGEIGEEGFRQILRHPAIRSRPLILETPVDERRDDRGNIALVRKLAGGD from the coding sequence ATGGTGAAGGTAGGGGTTCACGTCTCCATCGCCGGCTCGATAGATTTGGCGGTGGACAGGGCAGAAAAGGCCGGTTGCGATACGTTCCAGATATTCTCCCGAAACCCCCGGGGGTGGCGGTTCAAGGAGATCCCCGAGGAGGTGGCGATGGAGTTCAGGAGGAAGCTAGCGCTCACCGGGATCTCCCCGGTCGTAGACCACATGCCCTACCTCCCCAACCTCGCGACGCCGAAGGAGGATGTTTACGCCAGATCCGTGGAGGCCCTCGCCGAGGAGCTGGAGAGGTGCGCCATCCTGGGGATCCCATACCTGGTGACCCACCTCGGAAGCCATCTCGACTCCGGCAAGGAGGGGGGTTTTGAGAGGACGGCGGAGGGGATCTCCAGGGCCCTCTCCTCCGTCGAGAACGAGGTCATCCTCCTTCTGGAGACTACCTCCGACTCGAAGAACAGCGTCGGAGGGTCCTTCGAGGACCTGGCGGAGATCATGAGGCGGGTCGGCCGGGAGGATCGGGTCGGGGCGTGCTTCGACACCTGCCACGCCTTCGTCGCCGGATACGAGCTGAGGACGGCGGAGGGGGCGGCCGAGACGATGGAGAGTTTCGATGAGGCGGTGGGGATATCGAGGCTGAAGGTCGTCCACCTCAACGACTCCAAGGGGCCCCTCGGCTCGAAGCTCGACCGGCACGAGCACATAGGCCTCGGGGAGATCGGCGAGGAGGGGTTCCGGCAGATCCTCCGCCACCCCGCCATAAGGTCCCGCCCCCTGATCCTGGAGACCCCCGTCGACGAGAGGAGGGACGACCGGGGGAACATCGCCCTGGTGAGGAAGCTTGCGGGGGGGGATTAG
- a CDS encoding DNA-directed DNA polymerase translates to MIFQILDANYVYDPDGFPIVQLFGTTPSGRPVTVQASGFRPYFYARIDERRIDSAIDGIREMGLSAEAVDRFRPVGYQRRPSKMLKVVAKDPKSVRDFRESVLSVPGVLEVYETDVLFKNRFLIDLDLGGMRWAEVEAGNGGSDLETAPAGSATIGPVPYTSLRPAGAGPAVAGGAEREKVPGAEARGGAKAIPNAPLRTLAFDIECLPLHGAMPSPETSPVIMVSLAFDPPYKGREDLVLVGRDLDCPRGDVLCCGGERAMLARFVEILKDYDPDVLAGYNSAEFDFPYLEERARRLNVEVRVGRDGGPWRVRKIVNQTRVEITGRIVVDLLPLVRSSFSLKRYTLRNASLELLGVEKHDVDPKEMEALWTSSGDDFARLVSYSRRDSYLALHLLTDLQLLDKYIALAQTSGSLLQDVIDGGQTGMVENFLFRKFQERGRVIPPKPDADLSSARAAQSSELKGGEVLEPKKGLVEDVLILDYRSLYPSIMMAHNLCYSTVVTDERPPSGGVVKPPSGGEFVLPGEAPGIVPGVLSDLLAQRTDIKRRMKSASEEERSILDAQQYALKILLNSFYGYSGYARARLYSLPLANAVTSFGRTNILNTKRMVEEIGSVYVRDGKALLPEEMASASGDSFPAVGEFKRFDLSVVYGDTDSVFIRLKPFGGSGVKPTLEEAELVGGKIAETVTSRLPPPMELVFEAFARRGLFLVKKRYALWVFEKVGGEWRDKIKVRGMETVRRDWCELTSKTLNRSLELVLMEGRVEEAVDLAKSVIDRLQRLDLRKDPEILEDLVLTRRYTKSTASYKNKQPHVQLAEKMRARGGPVPSVGDRVPFVIVRGRGLFVDRAEDPSYALENGLLIDTDYYINKQILPPLLRLLAPFGVSKEQLVCCPEQQRLFDLAPPGAAVAKGRAPSGPPAEGQEQKQKSLFDF, encoded by the coding sequence ATGATCTTCCAGATCCTGGACGCCAACTACGTCTACGACCCCGACGGGTTTCCCATAGTCCAGCTCTTCGGGACGACCCCTTCGGGCAGACCCGTCACCGTCCAGGCCTCTGGATTTCGCCCCTACTTCTACGCCCGAATCGACGAAAGGAGGATCGACTCGGCCATCGATGGGATCAGGGAGATGGGCCTCTCCGCCGAGGCGGTGGACCGATTTCGGCCCGTCGGCTACCAGAGGCGGCCTTCAAAGATGCTGAAGGTCGTCGCCAAGGACCCCAAGTCCGTCCGGGATTTCAGGGAGTCGGTCCTCTCCGTCCCCGGGGTCCTGGAGGTCTACGAGACGGACGTCCTCTTCAAGAACCGGTTCCTCATCGACCTCGACCTGGGGGGGATGAGGTGGGCGGAGGTGGAGGCCGGCAATGGTGGATCGGATTTGGAGACGGCGCCGGCGGGGTCTGCCACCATAGGCCCCGTCCCCTATACCTCCCTTCGGCCCGCGGGGGCGGGTCCAGCGGTGGCTGGAGGGGCGGAGAGGGAGAAGGTCCCCGGGGCGGAGGCAAGGGGTGGCGCGAAGGCGATCCCCAACGCCCCCCTCCGCACCCTGGCCTTCGACATCGAATGCCTCCCCCTCCACGGGGCGATGCCAAGCCCCGAGACCTCGCCGGTGATCATGGTCAGCCTAGCCTTCGACCCGCCTTACAAAGGGCGAGAAGACCTCGTCCTCGTCGGCCGGGATCTGGACTGCCCCCGGGGAGACGTCCTCTGCTGCGGTGGCGAGAGGGCGATGCTCGCCAGGTTCGTCGAGATCCTCAAGGACTACGACCCCGACGTCCTTGCCGGCTACAACTCGGCGGAGTTCGACTTTCCGTACCTGGAAGAGAGGGCGAGGAGGCTGAACGTGGAGGTCCGGGTCGGTCGGGACGGAGGCCCCTGGCGGGTGAGAAAGATCGTCAACCAGACCCGGGTCGAGATCACCGGAAGGATCGTCGTCGATCTTCTGCCCCTGGTGAGGTCGTCCTTCAGCCTCAAGCGCTACACCCTCAGGAATGCGAGCCTGGAGCTCCTGGGGGTCGAGAAGCACGACGTCGACCCTAAGGAGATGGAGGCGCTCTGGACCTCCTCCGGCGACGATTTCGCCCGGCTCGTCAGCTACTCCCGCCGCGACTCCTACCTCGCCCTCCACCTCCTCACCGACCTCCAGCTCCTCGACAAGTACATCGCCCTCGCCCAGACGAGCGGCTCCCTCCTCCAGGACGTCATCGACGGCGGCCAGACCGGCATGGTCGAGAACTTCCTCTTCCGAAAGTTCCAGGAGAGGGGGAGGGTCATCCCCCCCAAGCCCGACGCTGACCTCTCTTCTGCCAGGGCGGCCCAGAGCTCCGAGCTGAAGGGAGGAGAGGTCCTGGAGCCGAAGAAGGGGCTGGTGGAGGATGTTTTGATCCTCGACTACCGCTCCCTCTACCCCTCCATCATGATGGCCCACAACCTCTGCTACTCGACGGTCGTCACCGACGAGCGCCCCCCATCCGGGGGGGTCGTAAAGCCGCCCTCGGGGGGGGAGTTCGTCCTCCCGGGAGAGGCGCCGGGGATCGTCCCCGGGGTCCTCTCCGACCTCCTGGCCCAGAGGACCGATATCAAGCGTCGTATGAAGTCGGCTTCGGAGGAGGAGCGGAGCATCCTCGACGCCCAGCAGTACGCCCTCAAGATCCTCCTAAACTCCTTCTACGGCTACTCCGGATACGCCCGGGCCAGGCTCTACAGCCTCCCCCTCGCCAACGCCGTGACGAGCTTCGGCCGAACCAACATCCTGAACACCAAGCGGATGGTCGAGGAGATCGGGTCGGTCTACGTCCGGGACGGCAAAGCCCTCCTCCCCGAGGAGATGGCCTCCGCCTCCGGCGACTCCTTCCCCGCCGTCGGAGAGTTCAAGCGCTTCGACCTCTCGGTCGTCTACGGCGACACCGACAGCGTCTTCATCCGCCTCAAGCCCTTCGGCGGCAGCGGGGTAAAGCCGACCCTGGAGGAGGCGGAGCTGGTGGGAGGGAAGATCGCCGAGACGGTTACGTCCCGCCTGCCGCCGCCGATGGAGCTGGTCTTTGAGGCCTTCGCCCGCCGGGGGCTCTTCCTCGTCAAGAAGAGGTACGCCCTCTGGGTCTTCGAGAAGGTCGGCGGGGAGTGGCGGGATAAGATCAAGGTCCGGGGGATGGAGACGGTAAGAAGGGACTGGTGCGAGCTGACGAGCAAGACCCTCAACCGGTCTCTCGAGCTCGTCCTCATGGAGGGGAGGGTCGAGGAGGCCGTCGACCTCGCAAAGTCGGTGATCGACCGCCTCCAGAGGCTCGACCTGCGGAAGGACCCGGAGATCCTCGAGGACCTGGTCCTGACGAGGAGATACACCAAGAGCACCGCCTCCTACAAGAACAAGCAGCCTCACGTCCAGCTGGCGGAGAAGATGAGGGCGAGGGGCGGCCCCGTCCCCTCCGTCGGCGACCGGGTCCCCTTCGTCATCGTCCGGGGGCGGGGGCTCTTCGTCGACCGGGCCGAGGACCCCTCCTACGCCCTCGAGAACGGCCTATTGATCGACACCGACTACTACATCAATAAGCAGATCTTGCCGCCTCTGCTGCGCCTCCTCGCGCCCTTCGGGGTATCAAAGGAGCAGCTCGTCTGCTGCCCCGAGCAGCAGCGGCTCTTCGACCTCGCGCCCCCCGGGGCTGCGGTGGCGAAAGGAAGGGCTCCGTCCGGGCCACCAGCCGAGGGGCAGGAGCAGAAGCAGAAGTCCCTCTTCGACTTCTGA
- a CDS encoding response regulator: MSAAIQDPKSSEVRGERPYNKLKILLVEDNPDDVELTCRLLRRICLERDIFLATDAEEALKILESILEEGGALPDLILLDIKLPRLSGMELLERLKASPELRGIPVVMLTGSIVSEHIQKSYDLGAVSYLLKPISEDELLLTLSYVS; this comes from the coding sequence ATGTCTGCGGCGATTCAGGATCCTAAAAGCTCGGAGGTGAGGGGGGAGAGGCCGTACAACAAATTAAAAATTTTGCTCGTTGAGGACAACCCCGACGACGTCGAGCTGACCTGCAGGCTCCTCCGGAGGATCTGCCTCGAAAGGGACATCTTCCTGGCGACGGACGCCGAGGAGGCTCTCAAGATCCTGGAGTCGATCCTCGAGGAGGGCGGAGCCCTCCCCGACCTGATCCTCCTGGACATCAAGCTCCCCCGCCTCAGCGGGATGGAGCTTCTGGAGCGGCTGAAGGCCAGCCCCGAGCTTCGAGGTATACCGGTGGTGATGCTGACCGGCTCCATCGTATCCGAGCACATCCAGAAGAGCTACGACCTCGGCGCCGTCAGCTATCTTCTGAAGCCGATATCCGAGGACGAGCTCCTTCTGACCCTCAGCTACGTCTCCTGA
- a CDS encoding bifunctional N(6)-L-threonylcarbamoyladenine synthase/serine/threonine protein kinase, translated as MGEGSDKGSYRRTVVLGLEGTAWNLSCALVDEEEVIAEESATYVPAKGGIHPREAAQHHAGHMAPVVGEVLDAARRDGIAIDAVAFSQGPGLGPCLRTVATAARALALRFGVPLVGVNHCIAHIEVGKWKTGAADPVVLYVSGGNSQVLALRRGRYRIFGETLDISVGNALDKFARQVGLPHPGGPKLEALAKSAKEYIPLPYVVKGMDLSFSGLSTAAAQAAKKYDLADVCSSFQETAFAMLVEVTERALAHAEKKEVLLVGGVGANSRLREMLNIMCEERGAQFFVPEMRFMGDNGSMIAYTGLVMLKAGVTTPLAESRVRPGYRTDEVEVVWK; from the coding sequence ATGGGAGAAGGTTCGGATAAGGGATCTTATCGAAGGACGGTCGTCCTGGGGCTGGAGGGGACGGCATGGAACCTCAGCTGTGCCCTCGTCGACGAGGAGGAGGTCATCGCCGAGGAGAGCGCCACCTACGTCCCTGCCAAGGGGGGGATCCACCCGAGGGAGGCGGCCCAGCACCACGCCGGGCACATGGCGCCGGTCGTCGGCGAGGTCCTGGACGCCGCCCGACGCGACGGCATCGCCATCGACGCCGTCGCCTTCTCCCAGGGGCCGGGGCTCGGGCCGTGCCTCCGGACGGTGGCGACGGCGGCCCGGGCCCTCGCGCTCCGTTTCGGGGTCCCCCTGGTCGGCGTCAACCACTGCATCGCCCACATCGAGGTCGGCAAGTGGAAGACCGGCGCCGCCGACCCGGTCGTCCTATACGTCAGCGGCGGAAACAGCCAGGTTCTGGCCCTGAGGCGCGGGCGGTACAGAATATTCGGCGAGACCCTGGACATCTCCGTCGGAAACGCCCTGGACAAGTTCGCGCGGCAGGTGGGCCTCCCCCACCCCGGCGGCCCCAAATTGGAGGCTCTGGCGAAGTCGGCGAAGGAGTACATACCTCTCCCCTACGTGGTCAAGGGGATGGACCTCTCCTTCTCCGGCCTCTCGACGGCGGCAGCCCAGGCGGCGAAGAAGTACGACCTCGCCGACGTCTGCTCCTCCTTCCAGGAGACGGCCTTCGCCATGCTCGTCGAGGTGACCGAGAGGGCCCTCGCCCACGCCGAGAAGAAAGAGGTCCTCCTGGTGGGCGGCGTCGGCGCGAACTCCCGCCTCCGGGAGATGCTGAATATCATGTGCGAGGAGAGGGGGGCGCAGTTCTTCGTCCCCGAGATGAGGTTCATGGGGGACAACGGCTCCATGATCGCCTACACCGGCCTTGTCATGCTGAAGGCCGGGGTGACGACGCCCCTCGCGGAGTCGCGGGTCCGGCCGGGGTATCGGACGGACGAGGTGGAGGTCGTGTGGAAGTAG
- a CDS encoding pentapeptide repeat-containing protein, whose product MGLGHSGSICSDGVVYADDIIDEINNEKPVKYEKNIINGDIKFNSDVKKNIEIKNCTITGKVDFKETIFHGLVDFSDTKFMQDTDFKSTNFRDEVIFENTYFFGNADFEKVNFTRKVNFLQTKFEKNAIFEGANFTEAYFQRTNFTQNANFKSSEFKEFADLKEVKFGNNVDFTNTGFKKGGDFKHAHFNGNAIFRNVDFGGAIELENAKFLGDVDFSHINCKEKINFYRTNFSKKTNFTNSGFSGAYFESATFGGDAKFESATFGGDAKFDYAKFNNIADFSAAKFNNQTQFSSAEFSNNDIAWFKGAKFYGESKFKNTQFNNETSFISSEFSIDTTFMNSTFFGNAIFMLSDFKGNAYFNHTKFLGKTEFQKSDFNGNADFEDTEFLGETDFNQSEFRGDLDFTKVYFEGLLNMSSMKFGLGRLDINFDSINFNPVNRLTCDDATYMRLIMNFKEIGRISDANDCYFQFRLNSQPRDLSFKKLEDWFFRYSCGYGVRPKYVIIPASIFVLSFAIFYKIINIRSKKRRSKEKIEEKSFKEYLVLSLQIFTLQPHDSMPSTSALTRFLGLLEGLLGLIVFGLFIAALSNKMAF is encoded by the coding sequence GTGGGATTGGGTCATAGCGGATCGATTTGTTCAGATGGGGTAGTCTATGCGGATGACATAATTGATGAAATAAATAACGAGAAACCAGTAAAATACGAAAAAAATATAATCAATGGAGATATAAAATTCAATTCAGATGTTAAAAAAAATATAGAAATTAAGAATTGTACGATTACAGGTAAAGTAGACTTTAAAGAGACAATCTTTCATGGGTTGGTAGATTTTTCAGATACCAAATTTATGCAAGACACCGATTTTAAGTCCACTAATTTTAGAGATGAAGTCATATTTGAAAATACGTATTTCTTTGGAAATGCTGACTTCGAAAAAGTTAATTTTACGAGGAAAGTAAACTTTCTCCAGACTAAATTTGAAAAGAATGCTATCTTCGAGGGTGCTAACTTTACTGAAGCTTATTTTCAACGTACTAATTTCACTCAAAATGCTAATTTCAAATCGTCAGAATTCAAAGAATTTGCCGATTTGAAGGAGGTTAAGTTCGGGAACAATGTAGATTTCACCAACACAGGTTTCAAAAAAGGGGGCGATTTTAAACATGCTCACTTCAATGGGAATGCCATATTTCGAAATGTGGATTTTGGCGGTGCTATAGAACTGGAAAATGCTAAGTTCTTGGGCGATGTTGATTTTAGTCATATCAACTGTAAAGAAAAAATTAATTTTTATCGAACTAACTTTTCAAAAAAAACCAACTTCACGAATTCCGGTTTCAGCGGAGCTTATTTTGAAAGTGCTACTTTTGGCGGAGATGCCAAATTCGAAAGTGCTACTTTTGGCGGAGATGCCAAATTTGATTATGCAAAATTTAATAATATAGCTGACTTTAGTGCGGCAAAATTCAACAATCAAACTCAATTCTCCAGCGCTGAATTCAGCAATAATGACATTGCTTGGTTTAAAGGAGCAAAATTCTACGGAGAATCAAAATTCAAAAATACACAATTTAATAACGAAACATCATTCATTTCTTCAGAATTCAGTATAGATACAACATTCATGAACTCCACATTCTTCGGAAATGCTATTTTTATGCTTAGCGATTTTAAAGGAAACGCTTACTTTAACCATACGAAATTTCTCGGTAAAACCGAATTCCAAAAAAGCGATTTCAATGGAAACGCTGACTTTGAAGATACGGAATTTCTCGGTGAAACCGACTTCAACCAGTCAGAATTCAGAGGAGATCTCGATTTCACTAAAGTATATTTTGAGGGCCTCTTGAATATGAGTAGCATGAAATTTGGTTTAGGGAGGTTAGATATTAATTTCGACTCAATTAATTTCAACCCTGTTAATCGCCTAACATGTGATGACGCCACATACATGAGATTGATTATGAACTTCAAAGAAATCGGGAGGATCAGTGATGCTAATGATTGTTACTTTCAATTCCGATTAAATAGTCAACCGAGAGATTTATCCTTCAAAAAATTAGAAGACTGGTTTTTCAGGTATTCATGCGGATATGGCGTCCGTCCAAAGTATGTGATAATACCGGCTAGTATTTTTGTGTTATCATTTGCCATCTTCTACAAGATAATCAATATACGGTCGAAGAAAAGAAGATCTAAGGAGAAAATCGAGGAAAAAAGCTTCAAAGAATATCTCGTCCTTAGTCTACAGATCTTCACATTGCAGCCCCACGATAGTATGCCATCCACCAGTGCACTCACTAGATTTCTTGGGTTATTGGAGGGATTATTAGGGTTGATCGTATTTGGTTTATTCATAGCAGCCTTATCTAACAAGATGGCATTTTGA
- the purD gene encoding phosphoribosylamine--glycine ligase, whose product MSGAKVLVVDAGGRGNAIAHAFARSPLVERVYVAPGNAGSSMIEKCEIALSKGRPLKEIADLATFARREAVDLTFVGPEGYLSDGIVNLFSEEGLEAVGPRREASVLEGSKGYAKDLLRDIGVPIPRHRSFGDPEEALGYVSSFYADNPGMNLVVKADGLAAGKGSIVCGSEEEAASAVQRIMVEPRLFGEAGRRVVLEERLEGRELMFFAVTDGRTVLPLESAMDYKRAFAPGEEVAIRLYNRLSGDPNLDHNPNTGGMGGYSPHPWLDGDLAERIMEEIAVPTIRGFRERSGFEYRGMIYFGLMVSEEEGERVPKVLEINVRLGDPEAEVILPRLETDMYILSRAVLDGDLESVKLKWSPDYCVGVCAISGRVVKPAASGVQEERPGYPGSHYTNMPIRGLDKVDPDVLVYHNGTAFGRDARGAERLFTTGGRVLTVVGRGATLPAARERAYENIRRIRFNGIRYRRDIGLTP is encoded by the coding sequence ATGTCTGGTGCAAAGGTTCTGGTAGTTGACGCAGGCGGCAGGGGAAACGCCATCGCCCACGCCTTCGCGAGGAGCCCCCTGGTGGAGCGGGTCTACGTCGCCCCCGGGAACGCCGGAAGCTCCATGATCGAGAAGTGCGAGATCGCCCTCTCGAAGGGGCGGCCCCTCAAGGAGATCGCCGACCTCGCCACCTTCGCCAGGAGAGAGGCGGTAGACCTCACCTTCGTCGGCCCGGAGGGGTACCTATCCGACGGGATCGTCAACCTCTTCTCCGAGGAGGGGCTCGAAGCCGTCGGTCCGAGACGGGAAGCATCGGTCCTGGAGGGGAGCAAGGGCTACGCGAAGGACCTCCTCCGGGATATCGGGGTCCCCATCCCCCGCCATCGGAGCTTCGGCGATCCGGAGGAGGCTTTAGGGTACGTCTCCTCCTTCTACGCCGATAATCCAGGGATGAACCTGGTGGTGAAGGCCGACGGCCTCGCCGCCGGGAAGGGGTCGATCGTCTGCGGCTCCGAGGAGGAGGCGGCCTCGGCGGTCCAGAGGATCATGGTGGAGCCCCGCCTCTTCGGCGAGGCCGGAAGGCGGGTCGTCCTCGAGGAGAGGCTAGAGGGAAGGGAGCTGATGTTCTTCGCCGTCACCGACGGGAGGACGGTCCTTCCTCTGGAGTCGGCGATGGACTACAAGCGGGCCTTCGCCCCCGGAGAGGAGGTGGCGATCCGGCTCTACAACAGACTATCGGGAGACCCGAACCTCGACCACAACCCCAACACCGGAGGGATGGGAGGCTACTCCCCCCACCCATGGCTCGACGGCGACCTCGCGGAGCGGATCATGGAGGAGATCGCCGTCCCCACCATCCGGGGTTTTCGAGAGAGGTCGGGCTTTGAGTACCGGGGGATGATCTACTTCGGCCTGATGGTCTCGGAGGAGGAGGGCGAAAGGGTCCCAAAGGTCCTGGAGATCAACGTGAGGCTCGGCGACCCCGAGGCGGAGGTGATCCTTCCCCGCCTGGAGACGGATATGTACATCCTCTCCCGGGCGGTCCTGGATGGGGATCTCGAATCCGTGAAGCTCAAATGGTCCCCCGACTATTGCGTCGGGGTCTGCGCCATCAGCGGTCGGGTGGTGAAGCCCGCCGCCAGCGGGGTCCAGGAGGAGCGGCCCGGCTACCCCGGCTCCCACTATACCAATATGCCGATCAGGGGTCTAGATAAGGTCGATCCCGACGTCCTCGTCTACCACAACGGAACCGCCTTCGGCAGGGACGCCAGAGGGGCGGAGAGGCTCTTCACCACCGGCGGGCGGGTCCTCACCGTCGTCGGCCGGGGCGCCACCCTCCCGGCGGCGAGGGAGAGGGCCTACGAGAACATAAGAAGGATCAGGTTCAACGGGATCAGGTACCGGCGGGACATCGGCCTCACCCCCTGA
- the glnA gene encoding type I glutamate--ammonia ligase yields MYSIDQLLETIRDRNVESLRLQFTDIQGLVKSVSIPATRLGKALDSGTGFDGSSIEGFARIQESDMLLRPDISSFAILPWRARENRNVARLICDVYKPNGQPFEGDPRYVLKRAMKKAEEMGYSMNVGPELEFFLFNMENGRATTRPHDFAGYFDFGPVDLAEEIRREIVLALTDMGFKIEASHHEVARGQHEIDFTYGEALRTADNVVTFKYVTRTIAMKNGLAATFMPKPIYGAAGSGMHVNISLFRGEENAFFDPDAKMQLSDLARHFAGGLLEHAPAITAVTNPLINSYKRLVSGFEAPVYIGWSGPNRSSLIRVPSGRGLSTRLEFRSPDPSCSPYLGFAAILAAGLDGVKRKIDPGDPVDMNIYELSDEERDRLGIKLLPSNLREALDRLEEDRIVRDALGEHVFANFMRLGSLEWKMYNNFVHPWEVERYINTI; encoded by the coding sequence ATGTACTCAATAGATCAGTTGTTAGAGACGATCCGCGACAGGAACGTCGAGTCTCTCAGGCTGCAGTTCACCGACATCCAGGGGCTCGTGAAGAGCGTCTCGATCCCCGCCACCAGGCTCGGAAAGGCCCTCGACTCGGGGACCGGCTTCGACGGCTCCTCCATCGAGGGCTTCGCCAGGATCCAGGAGTCCGACATGCTCCTCCGGCCGGACATATCCTCCTTCGCCATCCTCCCCTGGAGGGCGAGGGAGAACAGGAACGTGGCGCGGCTGATATGTGACGTCTACAAGCCCAACGGCCAGCCCTTCGAGGGAGACCCCCGGTACGTCCTGAAGAGGGCGATGAAGAAGGCCGAGGAGATGGGCTACTCCATGAACGTCGGCCCGGAGCTGGAGTTCTTCCTCTTCAACATGGAGAACGGAAGGGCCACCACCAGGCCTCACGACTTCGCCGGATACTTCGACTTCGGACCCGTCGACCTGGCCGAGGAGATAAGGCGGGAGATCGTCCTCGCCCTGACGGATATGGGCTTCAAGATCGAGGCCTCTCACCACGAGGTGGCCCGGGGGCAGCACGAGATTGACTTCACCTACGGCGAGGCCCTCAGGACCGCCGACAACGTCGTCACCTTCAAGTACGTCACAAGGACGATCGCGATGAAGAACGGCCTTGCCGCGACGTTCATGCCCAAGCCGATCTACGGCGCCGCCGGCTCCGGGATGCACGTCAACATCTCCCTCTTCCGGGGGGAGGAGAACGCCTTCTTCGACCCTGATGCGAAGATGCAGCTCTCCGACCTCGCCCGCCACTTCGCAGGAGGTCTCTTGGAGCATGCCCCCGCCATCACCGCCGTCACAAACCCCCTCATCAACTCTTACAAGCGGCTCGTCTCCGGCTTCGAGGCCCCCGTCTACATCGGCTGGTCCGGCCCGAACCGATCCTCTCTCATCCGGGTCCCCAGCGGCCGGGGCCTCAGCACGAGGCTCGAGTTCAGGTCGCCGGACCCCTCCTGCAGCCCCTACCTCGGCTTCGCAGCGATCCTGGCGGCGGGCCTCGACGGGGTGAAGAGGAAGATCGACCCCGGCGACCCTGTGGACATGAACATCTACGAGCTCTCCGACGAGGAGAGGGATAGGCTCGGGATAAAGCTCCTCCCCTCGAACCTTCGGGAGGCCCTCGACAGGCTGGAGGAGGACCGGATCGTCAGGGACGCCCTCGGAGAGCATGTCTTCGCCAACTTCATGAGGCTCGGCTCCCTGGAGTGGAAGATGTACAACAACTTCGTCCACCCCTGGGAGGTGGAGAGGTACATAAACACGATCTGA
- a CDS encoding flavodoxin family protein: MKVVAFNGSARRDGNTAILVRRVLEELEKEDIETELVQLAGERIRGCTACRGCVANQDRRCTIDDDVVNECIRKMVEADGIILASPTYFADVSAEMKALIDRAGFVARANGGLFRRKVGAAVVAVRRAGAIHTFDSINHFFFISEMVVPGSSYWNLGFGYAPGDVEADAEGMETMRVLGSNMAWLLQKING; this comes from the coding sequence ATGAAAGTAGTCGCCTTCAACGGGAGCGCGAGGAGGGACGGTAACACCGCCATCCTCGTGCGAAGGGTCCTGGAAGAGCTGGAGAAAGAGGATATAGAAACCGAGCTTGTCCAGCTCGCGGGAGAGCGGATCCGGGGATGCACCGCCTGCCGCGGCTGCGTCGCGAATCAGGACAGACGCTGCACCATCGACGACGACGTCGTCAACGAATGCATAAGAAAGATGGTCGAGGCGGACGGGATCATTCTCGCTTCGCCGACCTACTTCGCCGACGTCTCGGCGGAGATGAAGGCCCTCATCGACCGGGCAGGCTTCGTCGCAAGAGCCAACGGCGGCCTCTTCCGGCGGAAGGTGGGGGCGGCGGTCGTCGCCGTCCGCAGGGCCGGGGCGATCCACACCTTCGACTCGATCAACCACTTCTTCTTCATCAGCGAGATGGTCGTCCCCGGATCGAGCTACTGGAACCTCGGCTTCGGCTATGCGCCGGGGGATGTGGAGGCGGACGCCGAGGGGATGGAGACGATGAGGGTCCTCGGCTCGAATATGGCGTGGCTGTTGCAGAAGATCAACGGCTGA